Proteins from a genomic interval of Arachis hypogaea cultivar Tifrunner chromosome 10, arahy.Tifrunner.gnm2.J5K5, whole genome shotgun sequence:
- the LOC112714669 gene encoding uncharacterized protein: MGYDEQLKPCRNNLPESSNPRRVVNLISSLISLSLSIRVFAGKWQLIRNKLEELYSGLVGADDDPSLSGVLPAILSTAEECSDLARRCTDLTYSGKLLMQSDLEVVFAKLHCHVKKLSEMYTKGVLTHSYALVVSKPGLGASKEDMRFFVRDLLTRMKVGDVSMKKQALINLHEVASEDDKYVKVIVEVGDVVHVLVDFLGSSELEIQQESAKVVSLIARFDSYKGVLVGAGVVAPLVKVLECSSETGKVAAALCLQSLTENSDNAWSVSAHGGVTALLKICGGVDCRAELVCPACGVLRNLVGVEEIKRFMVDEGAVSSFIRLMRSRDEAIQVSSIEFLQSIASGDESLVKQIVVREGGVRVLLRLLDPKWPCSSKTREVVMRVIENLFFSWSSCVTILMSYGFVDQLMYYIRNGDVSVQELALKVAFRLCGTCEDAKKALGDAGFMADLVKFLNVKSFEVREMAAEALSGMVMVAKNRKRFVQDDESIALLLQLLDPEEGNSGNNKFLISVLMSLTHCNSGRKKIVSSGYAKNIERLASESQVSSAEAKRLVRKLSTNTFRTLLSGIWHHHHS; this comes from the coding sequence ATGGGCTACGATGAACAACTCAAACCGTGCCGGAATAACTTGCCGGAATCCTCCAATCCCCGGCGAGTCGTCAACCTTATTTCATCCCtaatctccctctccctctcgaTTAGGGTCTTCGCCGGAAAATGGCAACTGATTCGCAACAAGCTCGAGGAGCTGTACTCCGGTCTAGTCGGAGCCGACGACGACCCTTCACTCTCCGGCGTTCTCCCTGCGATCCTCTCCACCGCGGAGGAGTGTTCCGACCTAGCTCGCCGCTGCACCGATCTGACATACAGCGGGAAGCTTCTTATGCAGAGCGACTTAGAGGTGGTTTTCGCGAAGCTCCATTGCCATGTGAAGAAGCTGTCTGAGATGTACACGAAGGGTGTTCTCACACACAGCTACGCTCTGGTGGTCTCGAAGCCTGGACTTGGAGCTTCCAAAGAGGACATGAGGTTCTTCGTGAGGGACCTACTCACCAGAATGAAGGTTGGCGATGTTAGTATGAAGAAGCAGGCATTGATCAACCTCCACGAAGTTGCTTCCGAAGACGACAAGTACGTGAAGGTGATTGTTGAAGTCGGTGACGTTGTTCATGTTCTGGTTGATTTTCTAGGGTCCTCTGAGTTGGAGATTCAACAAGAGTCTGCAAAGGTAGTTTCTTTGATTGCGAGGTTTGATTCTTATAAAGGAGTTCTTGTTGGCGCTGGCGTTGTTGCGCCTTTGGTTAAGGTTTTGGAGTGTTCAAGTGAGACTGGCAAAGTTGCTGCTGCCTTGTGTCTGCAGAGTTTGACTGAGAATTCCGATAATGCTTGGTCGGTTTCCGCTCACGGCGGCGTCACGGCGTTGTTGAAGATTTGTGGCGGTGTAGATTGCAGAGCAGAATTGGTTTGTCCTGCTTGTGGAGTTCTGAGGAATCTGGTTGGTGTTGAAGAGATTAAGAGGTTCATGGTTGATGAAGGTGCGGTTTCAAGCTTCATTAGGCTTATGAGGTCAAGGGACGAAGCGATTCAGGTGAGTTCCATTGAGTTTCTTCAGAGTATTGCATCCGGAGATGAGTCATTGGTTAAGCAGATTGTTGTTAGAGAAGGCGGGGTTCGTGTTTTGCTGCGACTTTTGGATCCTAAATGGCCTTGTTCTTCCAAAACAAGAGAGGTAGTGATGAGGGTTATTGAGAATTTGTTCTTCTCTTGGTCTAGTTGTGTCACTATTTTGATGAGCTATGGTTTTGTGGATCAATTGATGTACTATATTCGAAACGGCGACGTTTCTGTTCAAGAATTGGCTCTCAAAGTTGCGTTTAGATTGTGTGGAACATGTGAAGATGCTAAGAAAGCTCTAGGTGATGCTGGATTCATGGCAGATCTTGTTAAGTTTCTAAATGTGAAATCATTCGAGGTTCGAGAAATGGCGGCCGAGGCACTCTCCGGGATGGTTATGGTTGCCAAGAACAGGAAGAGGTTTGTGCAAGATGATGAAAGCATTGCTCTTCTTCTGCAGTTGTTGGATCCAGAGGAGGGGAATTCAGGTAACAACAAGTTCTTGATCTCTGTATTGATGTCATTGACGCATTGCAACAGTGGGAGGAAGAAGATTGTGAGTTCTGGGTATGCTAAGAACATAGAGAGGCTTGCATCAGAATCTCAAGTTTCTTCTGCTGAAGCAAAGAGACTTGTCAGGAAGCTATCCACCAATACATTCCGCACCTTGCTCAGTGGAATCTGGCACCACCACCACTCTTGa